The Candidatus Zixiibacteriota bacterium genomic interval GGCCTACCTGGAATTGGCTTTCCAGGATGGCCATCCGAGCATCAACAAGAAGCTCAAAATCGCCGTCATTAAATAATGAAGGCCGGGATTACACAAATCACCAGAGTCGCCATTTTTGCGGCTCTGGTTTTTATTTTCTCGTATTTCACTTCCCTGTTGTATAATGTCAATCCGTCATTTTTCATTGTCTTCGCGGCCGGTTTCGCCTGGGGTATCTGGCCCGGAATCGGGGTCGGGGTAATCGGTTTTTTTCTCTGGTCAAACTTCAATCCTTTCGGTCCGGCACCCTTTCCGCTTCTGCTATCGCAGTTGCTGGGGATTTCTTTTTCTGCCATAATTGGGGCCTTCGCGGCCCGTTTACCCATCACGTTCAGACGGCTCAACCTAAATGTAATTTTCATTCTGGCGTTGAGCGGGCTTCTCTGTGGACTGATCTTTCATCTGATAGTCGATATTGTCGACGCTTATTTGTTTCAGCCTTTCTGGCCGAGATTGATCGGCGGATTATTGTTTTCATTGATTACCATCGTCTCAAATGCTATAATATTCCCATTATTGCACCCGGTTCTGAAACTGATGATCGACAGGGGAAAAATGGCTGATCAATGACAAGAATTATCATTATATCTATGGTGTTATTGTTCCTGGTAAACGGTCCCGGGATGATTCCGGCGGTCGGCGGGACGATTGATCCGGAACCGGGTGATTCGGCCGTTATCACCCCCGATCCCAATCCAACAACTGACAGTACCGGACTACCTTTCCGGCCCATCAAAATTGCGCTGCCCGATGAAAAACCGCAACCTCGATATCATTTTGCAGATAGCCTGAAATATATCATTCCAAAAGCACGATTGAATCTTTACGACGACGCTGTCAGGTCATTTCAGCATGATGCTGCCGATTACCTGAGACTGGTTCCGAGTTGTTTCACGGTTAGCTACCAGACTGTGCCCTTAAGAAAGACCTGCTCACCTTTCACCCTGCCCGGCGACCGGATGGATATAATATTCAACGACAATCGCCTCTCCCCGCTCGAACATCATCTGGAACCCGATAATATGATTGATTTCAACGATTTGCCCACCGCCGCGACGGCAGAGATTTACAATATCAATGGTCCCCTCGGGATGATTTTCGGTGGTTATAATGCCACCTCGTCACTGGTCATGTTTCCGCTTCGACCCGACACCACCCGGGCGGAATCGAAAATGACGGTGGACAAAGGATGGTTCGGTTACGCCAATACCAAGGGCTTGTTTACCATCAGGACGGTTGAAGGCCGGCAGGTCAGCCTGGCGGCCGAATATCGCCGGGCCAACGGCGAATTCAGTAACGCCAAAGATGATGCTTATCACCACTGGGGCGAAGTCGATTATCCGCTGAAAAATAATCTTAATCTTCATTTGCAGGGGCGTCTGTACCGTCGAGACGGTGAATTTCCTTTCCGGCCGGACAGCACTCTGGAATATATGAACCGTTTCCGGCGCGACCGCGATCTGTCGGTCGGCCTGGAATTAATCCACCCCGGCGGTCAGAGCAGTACCGTCACCTTCCGTCACCAGCGCTCCGAATCCGCTCTTGACCAGGCTA includes:
- a CDS encoding ECF transporter S component; this translates as MKAGITQITRVAIFAALVFIFSYFTSLLYNVNPSFFIVFAAGFAWGIWPGIGVGVIGFFLWSNFNPFGPAPFPLLLSQLLGISFSAIIGAFAARLPITFRRLNLNVIFILALSGLLCGLIFHLIVDIVDAYLFQPFWPRLIGGLLFSLITIVSNAIIFPLLHPVLKLMIDRGKMADQ